The following are from one region of the Planctomonas sp. JC2975 genome:
- a CDS encoding GNAT family protein has product MIPVEFDRPLQTERLTLRMMTVRDVDAVHSHESRDDVCRYLLYEPRTRDEVAEKIADWSTRTRLAEDEDFLQLAVEERESRRLLGEIYFAVTSIEHETAEIGWVFHPDNHGHGYATEAAETMLGFAFDTVEAHRVVAELTPENTASVRVCGRLGMREEAHFVQNMLVKGKWEDTGVYAMLRSEWTEQRAHR; this is encoded by the coding sequence GTGATCCCTGTCGAGTTCGACCGCCCTCTGCAGACCGAACGCCTGACGCTCCGCATGATGACCGTGCGCGACGTGGATGCCGTCCACTCGCACGAATCGCGCGACGACGTGTGCCGTTACCTCCTGTACGAGCCGCGCACACGCGACGAAGTCGCCGAGAAGATCGCGGACTGGTCGACCAGGACGCGTCTTGCAGAGGATGAGGACTTCCTCCAGCTCGCGGTCGAAGAGCGCGAGAGTCGGCGTTTGCTCGGTGAGATCTACTTCGCGGTCACCAGCATCGAGCACGAGACGGCCGAGATCGGCTGGGTGTTCCATCCGGACAACCACGGACACGGATATGCCACGGAGGCAGCGGAAACCATGCTCGGGTTCGCCTTCGACACGGTGGAGGCCCACCGGGTGGTCGCGGAACTCACGCCGGAGAACACGGCGTCCGTACGGGTCTGCGGTCGCCTCGGGATGCGTGAAGAGGCGCACTTCGTGCAGAACATGCTCGTGAAGGGCAAGTGGGAAGACACCGGTGTCTACGCCATGCTGCGCAGCGAATGGACGGAGCAACGGGCGCACCGGTGA
- a CDS encoding SRPBCC family protein — protein MSENGQTTESADDRAGAQAAPRPTLEVTTGPLEELRFLVSGYVRRPVAQTYEAVADPEQLSHYFTTGGARGRLEAGTTVTWDFSDFPGAFPVEVLEADPPRRIVIAWGGSETVDPQGRTTTTFEFEPVDDGTRTLVTITESAWRPTQSGAKSAFGNCEGWTGMLAALKAWVEYGINLRDGFYV, from the coding sequence ATGAGCGAGAATGGACAGACGACAGAATCGGCGGACGATCGTGCTGGTGCACAGGCCGCCCCTCGACCCACGCTCGAAGTGACGACCGGTCCTCTGGAGGAACTCCGCTTCCTGGTCTCCGGATACGTTCGAAGGCCCGTGGCTCAGACGTACGAGGCCGTCGCCGATCCGGAGCAGCTCTCCCACTACTTCACGACAGGAGGAGCACGGGGCAGGCTCGAGGCCGGTACCACCGTGACGTGGGACTTCAGCGACTTCCCCGGCGCGTTCCCGGTGGAGGTGCTCGAAGCGGACCCGCCGAGGCGCATCGTGATCGCCTGGGGCGGCTCCGAGACGGTGGATCCGCAGGGCCGCACGACGACGACGTTCGAGTTCGAACCCGTCGATGACGGCACCCGCACTCTCGTCACGATCACCGAGTCCGCCTGGCGGCCCACGCAGTCCGGCGCGAAGAGCGCCTTCGGCAACTGCGAGGGATGGACCGGCATGCTCGCCGCCCTGAAGGCGTGGGTCGAGTACGGCATCAACCTGCGCGACGGCTTCTACGTGTGA